The Arachis hypogaea cultivar Tifrunner chromosome 19, arahy.Tifrunner.gnm2.J5K5, whole genome shotgun sequence genome has a window encoding:
- the LOC140182435 gene encoding uncharacterized protein, whose translation MAIEVCSETPSAGISPRISFSHDLKNTEEQLSSADELFSNGKIVPMEVKRVSNAPREPLPHHRPRPRPRSSSTGGGFTEKKRLKEFLSAESDDAENEEEKPSSKYFWQFKRSSSLNFDTNRGNGLIRSLQFLSRSNSTGSAPIPKQTEPQKQRLQKQCSVSSRRSSSSSSSSSSSTYYFYNSSQKPSLKKSNGSSANGVRISPVLNLPQSYIPKATARFFGIGSLFCNGKTKRKKK comes from the exons ATGGCAATAGAAGTATGCTCTGAGACACCAAGCGCAGGAATCAGCCCTAGAATCTCATTCTCTCATGATCTCAAGAACACAGAAG AACAACTCTCTTCAGCCGATGAGCTTTTCTCCAATGGCAAGATTGTTCCAATGGAAGTGAAGCGAGTTTCAAATGCCCCACGTGAACCCTTACCCCATCATCGACCTCGTCCTCGTCCTCGTTCTTCAAGCACTGGAGGAGGATTCACAGAGAAGAAGAGGCTCAAGGAGTTCTTATCCGCAGAATCCGATGATGCAGAGAACGAAGAAGAGAAGCCATCTTCAAAGTATTTCTGGCAATTCAAGAGAAGTAGCAGCTTGAATTTCGATACGAATCGTGGGAATGGGTTAATTCGTTCGCTGCAGTTTCTATCACGAAGCAACTCAACTGGTTCTGCTCCGATTCCGAAGCAAACAGAGCCACAGAAACAGAGGTTGCAGAAACAGTGCTCTGTTTCGAGCCGAAggtcttcatcttcatcatcttcttccagTTCAAGTACATATTATTTCTATAATTCTTCTCAGAAACCTTCATTAAAGAAAAGTAATGGATCTTCTGCTAATGGTGTTAGAATTAGTCCTGTTTTGAATCTACCACAATCATATATCCCAAAAGCAACTGCAAGATTCTTCGGAATTGGTTCACTCTTCTGTAATGGAAAGActaaaaggaagaagaaataa
- the LOC112775084 gene encoding protein LIFEGUARD 1, producing the protein MGGHHHHHHEHHGKGGGGDIEAGFYNYGKGMNSGNELYPGMIESPELRWGFIRKVYIIVACQLLLTALVSSIYFIFPKIKDTIRSNLVFLILMIVIPLIVTIIILFALSKYYKKHPVNLILLAIYTIATAVGVGFFTSFSKGPIVFEAILLTGAVVLSLTAYTFWAVKRGHDFSFLGPFLFAASMVLLFFAIIQMIHPLGPIGRMIYSGLGALLMCGYIVFDTNNLIKVYDYDEYVWGAIAIYQDIITLFLHLLSILNN; encoded by the exons ATGGGtggccatcatcatcatcatcatgagcaTCATGGAAAGGGTGGTGGTGGTGACATTGAAGCAGGGTTCTACAACTATGGGAAGGGGATGAATAGTGGTAATGAGTTGTATCCGGGGATGATAGAGTCACCGGAGCTACGATGGGGGTTTATTCGGAAAGTTTATATTATTGTGGCATGTCAACTGCTTCTAACCGCTCTCGTTTCATCCATCTACTTCATTTTCCCAAAAATTAAGGATACAATTCGCTCCAACCTCGTTTTCCTCATCCTTATGATCGTAATCCCCTTAATTGTTACGATAATCATTCTATTTGCATTGAGCAAATATTACAAGAAACACCCCGTCAATCTCATCCTTCTTGCCATCTATACCATCGCCACTGCTGTCGGCGTCGGCTTCTTTACTTCTTTTTCCAAAG GGCCAATCGTGTTCGAGGCTATATTACTGACGGGTGCGGTGGTTCTTAGCCTCACGGCATACACATTTTGGGCGGTTAAACGAGGCCACGATTTCAGTTTCCTTGGTCCATTCCTCTTTGCTGCTTCAATGGTCTTGTTATTTTTCGCAATCATTCAA ATGATTCACCCTTTGGGGCCAATCGGAAGGATGATATACAGTGGTCTTGGTGCACTGTTAATGTGTGGTTACATCGTATTTGACACGAATAATCTCATCAAAGTTTACGACTATGACGAGTATGTTTGGGGTGCAATCGCCATCTATCAAGATATCATCACCCTTTTCTTGCACCTGCTTTCGATATtgaacaattaa